The DNA window TGTAGGGGCTTTTATGAATACCAGTCAAAACTCCATCTACCAGAAGTTTTGCGCGTAATTCCATGTTGGTTATCTTTGAGAGGGTTACTGGGTCGAAGGGGTTTTCTGGCATAGAGTTAATTTGCCTTAAAATAAGTATGAATTTTGGGGACTACATCTGTTTGTTTTTTTAATTCGTGTATATTATGGGTGTTCTTTTATGGTGTCGAGTAATTGGTCAATGATGTGCGAGGATGTTTTTCCTTCTGCCTCTGCATTGAAATTCGTGATGATACGGTGTTGCAGTATAGGTTTGGCAATTGCCCGAACGTCGTTGCAAGTGGCTGCATATCTGCCGTCGAGTAATGCACGTGCCTTGCCTCCAAGGATGAGATATTGAGAAGCGCGGGGTCCCGCCCCCCAACTAATCCATTTTTTAACAAAGTCGGGTGCATTGAGGTCAGTTGGCCTCGAAGCCCGAACTAATCTTATGGCATATTCAAGCACATAATCGGCTACAGGTACCCTTGTTACCAGGTCCTGAAGGCCCGTTATTTCCTCGGGATTGAAAATTTTTGCAACTGTTGGTTTAAAAAGAGATGTTGTATTTCGTACAATTTCGATTTCCTCTTCTTTGGAGGGATACTTGACATCGATTTGGAACATGAATCGGTCCAATTGTGCCTCTGGTAAGGGATATGTGCCTTCCTGCTCGATGGGATTTTGCGTAGCGAATACAATAAAAGGAAGATTGAGCGCATAGGTGGTTCCGCTAGCGGTAACCTTGTATTCTTGCATTGATTGAAGCAGCGCTGCTTGTGTTTTCGGAGGCGTACGGTTGATTTCATCGGCAAGGAGAATATTGGAGAAGATCGGGCCTTTGATAAATTTAAAAAATCTTTTTCCCGTGGCATGGTCTTGTTCTAAGATGTCAGTGCCAGTAATATCTGCTGGCATAAGATCGGGAGTAAATTGGATGCGGTTAAATTTTAGGTTTAAAACATCTGCAAGGGTGCTTACCAGCAGTGTCTTTGCGAGTCCCGGTACTCCCACAAAGAGACAGTGCCCTTTGCAAAAGAGGGCAATGAGGAGATAATCGATTACCTCTTCCTGCCCTACGATGACCTTTGCAATTTCTTTTTTTATCTTATGGCATCCATCGACAATTTTTTC is part of the Candidatus Brocadia sp. genome and encodes:
- a CDS encoding MoxR family ATPase gives rise to the protein MTTTEIEKIDRQAIEKIVDGCHKIKKEIAKVIVGQEEVIDYLLIALFCKGHCLFVGVPGLAKTLLVSTLADVLNLKFNRIQFTPDLMPADITGTDILEQDHATGKRFFKFIKGPIFSNILLADEINRTPPKTQAALLQSMQEYKVTASGTTYALNLPFIVFATQNPIEQEGTYPLPEAQLDRFMFQIDVKYPSKEEEIEIVRNTTSLFKPTVAKIFNPEEITGLQDLVTRVPVADYVLEYAIRLVRASRPTDLNAPDFVKKWISWGAGPRASQYLILGGKARALLDGRYAATCNDVRAIAKPILQHRIITNFNAEAEGKTSSHIIDQLLDTIKEHP